The proteins below come from a single Dermacentor albipictus isolate Rhodes 1998 colony chromosome 7, USDA_Dalb.pri_finalv2, whole genome shotgun sequence genomic window:
- the LOC135912607 gene encoding uncharacterized protein → MGTTLNFGLFLLLPATLLGTCKAHLKSGCKIETLRGCGEDYVPYLKTQRMSDTPQQLAKECAKYKRQIACALHFHHDCTRGRSQAAALATIAALGETMEAVCTPGSRPNQEYLRGVKCMNYVGDKLHTCFTNLRGAVQRAVFKAPAKQALHYTCCAYHDVTECIGETLAPCHRVGAKEFLLAVMERVVGTPLRPACASYTKGSDACRALKPLPQLGAKDFTVDSLIELLAEAGSTIGLLP, encoded by the exons ATGGGGACGACTCTCAATTTCGGCCTGTTCTTGCTTCTGCCAGCCACTTTGCTCG GCACTTGCAAGGCTCACCTAAAATCCGGCTGCAAGATCGAGACGCTGCGCGGCTGCGGTGAAGACTACGTTCCCTACCTGAAGACTCAGCGCATGTCGGATACGCCGCAGCAGCTGGCCAAAGAATGCGC GAAATACAAACGGCAGATAGCGTGCGCTCTTCACTTTCACCACGACTGCACGCGGGGTCGGAGCCAGGCTGCCGCACTCGCGACTATAGCAGCACTCGGAGAAACCATGGAAGCTGTTTGCACCCCGGGTTCGCGACCAAACCAAG AGTACCTGAGAGGCGTCAAATGCATGAACTATGTCGGTGACAAGCTCCACACCTGCTTCACCAATTTGAGAGGCGCTGTGCAACGGGCAGTGTTCAAGGCTCCCGCCAAGCAAGCACTGCACTACACCTGCTG TGCGTACCACGACGTCACGGAATGCATTGGCGAAACCCTGGCGCCCTGCCATCGCGTCGGCGCCAAGGAGTTCCTGCTGGCCGTCATGGAGCGGGTGGTGGGCACCCCACTGCGACCAGCCTGCGCCAGCTACACGAAAGGTTCCGACGCGTGCCGAGCTCTAAAGCCTCTGCCACAGCTGGGTGCCAAGGACTTCACCGTCGACAGCCTCATCGAGCTCCTGGCTGAAGCCGGGTCCACGATAGGCCTGTTACCCTAG
- the LOC139047461 gene encoding uncharacterized protein, with the protein MFRLCPTTFFAVSIIAYALGQELPFKPGCTKQQLNDCGSDFLIYSNVTRLPESGPEFLKNCEYLSNQLSCALKFSKDCLEGLPRVAALLSLTGMEEQYEAVCTEGTEHNKLYKKGIGCMNEAGDHLHRCMVTMRDEMETGLVTAPRKQIIHYSCCAFHKIQDCFDVALAQCPNTASKEFMDDVMEKVFGEVLGLVCGQYSRGSTACKELPVLTPPDSENFGNMDLFELAIQNAAILGTKGSS; encoded by the exons ATGTTCCGTCTTTGTCCCACCACCTTTTTTGCTGTTTCCATCATTGCATATG CCCTGGGCCAAGAGCTTCCCTTCAAGCCTGGCTGCACGAAACAACAGCTGAATGACTGCGGCTCGGACTTCCTCATCTACAGCAACGTCACGCGACTCCCCGAGAGTGGACCAGAATTCCTCAAAAACTGCGA GTATCTGTCTAATCAGCTCTCATGTGCCCTAAAGTTCTCGAAAGACTGCCTGGAGGGCCTTCCAAGAGTGGCTGCCCTTCTAAGCTTGACAGGTATGGAAGAACAATACGAAGCCGTCTGCACTGAAGGCACCGAGCACAACAAAC TGTACAAGAAGGGCATCGGGTGCATGAATGAAGCTGGCGACCACTTGCACCGCTGCATGGTCACCATGCGCGACGAAATGGAGACCGGTCTGGTGACTGCGCCACGAAAGCAGATCATTCATTACTCCTGTTG TGCGTTCCACAAGATCCAGGACTGCTTCGACGTGGCCCTGGCTCAGTGTCCCAACACAGCCTCAAAGGAATTCATGGACGACGTCATGGAAAAGGTCTTCGGGGAAGTCTTGGGACTCGTGTGTGGCCAATACTCGAGAGGCTCGACGGCCTGCAAGGAGTTGCCGGTATTGACGCCACCGGATTCCGAAAACTTTGGCAACATGGACCTCTTCGAGCTAGCCATACAAAACGCGGCCATCCTAGGCACAAAGGGCAGTTCGTAG